In Molothrus ater isolate BHLD 08-10-18 breed brown headed cowbird chromosome 7, BPBGC_Mater_1.1, whole genome shotgun sequence, one genomic interval encodes:
- the CWC22 gene encoding pre-mRNA-splicing factor CWC22 homolog — translation MKSRVTQVNHGSSHDRRENHSSRHESLSPEDRDMERDRSRSRSPRKRRYSDDSRYDEEYSRREYYDDRTSDGRRMERGRDRHYERWEDREYDRRKQRRYSSPDRRSPERSTGQSSLAHDETTSKKKKEEVDPILTRTGGAYIPPAKLRMMQEQITDKNSLAYQRMSWEALKKSINGLVNKVNVSNIENIIHELLQENIVRGRGLLSRSILQAQSASPIFTHVYAALVAIINSKFPNIGELILKRLILNFRKGYRRNDKQLCLTSSKFVAHLMNQNVAHEVLCLEMLTLLLERPTDDSIEVAIGFIKESGLKLTEVSPRGINAIFDRLRHILHESKIDMRVQYMIEVMFAVRKDGFKDHPIIPEGLDLVEEEDQFTHMLPLEDDYNPEDVLNVFKMDPNFMENEEKYKMLKKEILDEGDTESEGNQEAGSSEEDEDDDEEEDEDGQKVTVHDKTEINLVSFRRTIYLAIQSSLDFEECAHKLLKMDFPESQTKELCNMILDCCAQQRTYEKFFGLLAGRFCMLKKEYMESFEAIFKEQYDTIHRLETNKLRNVAKMFAHLLYTDSIPWSVLECIILSEETTTSSSRIFVKIFFQELSEYMGLPNLNARLKDVTLQPFFEGLLPRDNPRNTRFAINFFTSIGLGGLTDELREHLKNAPKLIMTQKQNVESSDSSSSSDTDSSSDSDSDSSSSSSDSSSSSDSSSSSDSSSDSDVSKAKRRRTQKKNRESDKVSRKKQERRRESLEKKIGRRQQEERSDTESKSERNHRHLRESRRRDDVSKYHHRNESNGRDGYHSGKDRNHERSKDPENKHSNSKLKKAERRASLSDDENYRHRNKDDGHRSSGKRERSKSRERERGHCSPQEQEERPRNGSERQRDRHSRYPEQHRESRRNHDRRGESPPHRSPHRREREREGSPHRREREREGSPHCREREREGSPHRREREREGSPHRREREREGSPHRREREREGSPHRREREREGSPHRWERERESSPHRREREREGSPHHREREREGSSHRREREREREGSPHRWERERESSPHRREREREGSPHHREREREGSPHRREREREGSPHRREREREGSPHRREREREGSPHRRESPPHRSPHHKESSPHRREGSPHRREREGSPHRRESPPHCRESSPQCSPHRREGSPHHRESPPHRKERDSSLHHRDSPPHRSPRRRESPPHRSPRRRESPPQRSPRRRESPPQRSPRRRESPPQRSPHRRERDSSPRRRESPPHRSPRHRDSPPQRSPRRRERDSSPHHSPRRRESPPHRSPHRRESPPHRSPHRRERDSSPHRSPHRRESPPHRSPRRREGSPHRRK, via the exons ATGAAGAGCAGGGTGACACAAGTAAAT CATGGTTCCAGTCATGACAGGAGGGAAAACCACAGTTCCCGACATGAGAGTTTGTCTCCAGAGGACAG GGATATGGAGCGTGATAGGTCTCGGTCTCGATCCCCCAGGAAGAGGAGATACTCTGATGACAGCAGATATGATGAGGAATATTCAAGACGGGAATACTATGATGACAGAACTTCAGATGGAAG aagGATGGAAAGGGGGAGAGACAGACACTATGAGAGATGGGAGGACAGAGAATATGATCGAAGGAAGCAGAGACGGTACTCGTCACCCGACCGCAGGAGTCCAGAGAGGTCAACAGGCCAGAGCTCACTTGCTCATGATGAGACCACctcaaagaagaagaaagaagaagtgGATCCAATCCTCACTCGCACAGGTGGTGCATATATTCCACCTGCCAAGCTCAGGATGATGCAAGAGCAAATCACAGATAAAAATAG CTTGGCATACCAGAGGATGAGTTGGGAAGCCTTGAAGAAGTCAATCAATGGTCTTGTGAACAAAGTGAACGTTTCTAATATAGAAAACATCATTCACGAGCTCCTTCAGGAGAATATTGTTCGGGGAAG gggaTTGCTGTCTAGATCCATTTTGCAAGCTCAGAGTGCCTCTCCGATTTTTACTCACGTTTATGCAGCTCTTGTGGCAATCATCAATTCCAAGTTTCCAAATATCGGTGAATTGATCCTTAAGAGGCTGATACTGAATTTTCGTAAAGGGTATCGCAGAAATGACAAG caacTCTGTCTAACATCTTCAAAATTTGTTGCACATTTGATGAATCAGAATGTG GCTCATGAGGTTTTATGTTTGGAAATGCTCACTTTGCTACTTGAAAGGCCTACTGATGACAGTATTGAAGTAGCAATTGGATTTATTAAAGAGAGCGGGCTCAAATTAACAGAAGTTTCTCCTAGAGGTATTAATG CAATCTTTGATCGCCTTCGACACATCCTGCACGAATCCAAAATTGATATGCGCGTTCAGTACATGATAGAAGTCATGTTTGCTGTACGCAAGGATGGCTTCAAGGACCATCCAATCATTCCAGAGGGATTAGATCTAGTGGAAGAGGAGGATCAGTTTACTCATATGTTGCCATTGGAAGATGACTACAACCCAGAGGATGTTCTTA atGTTTTCAAGATGGATCCGAACTTTatggaaaatgaagagaaatacaaaatgcTGAAGAAAG AAATTCTTGATGAAGGTGACACTGAATCTGAAGGAAATCAAGAAGCTGGAAGTAGTGAAGAAGATGAAGACGACgatgaagaggaggatgaggatg gtCAGAAAGTTACTGTCCAtgacaaaacagaaattaacCTGGTCTCCTTCCGTCGTACAATTTATCTGGCTATTCAGTCAAG CTTAGACTTTGAAGAATGTGCTCACAAACTGCTGAAGATGGATTTCCCAGAAAGTCAGACT AAAGAACTCTGCAATATGATACTTGactgctgtgctcagcaaagAACATATGAAAAATTCTTTGGGTTACTGGCAGGG CGTTTCTGCATGCTCAAGAAAGAATACATGGAGTCCTTTGAAGCCATTTTCAAGGAGCAGTACGATACCATTCATCGGCTGGAAACCAACAAACTGAGGAATGTGGCCAAGATGTTTGCTCATCTCCTGTACACCGATTCAATTCCCTGGAGT gTCCTTGAATGTATAATACTGAGTGAAGAAACTACCACATCCTCCAGTAgaatttttgtcaaaatattCTTTCAGGAACTCAGTGAATATATGGGACTTCCAAATTTAAATGCGAGATTAAAAGATGT GACACTGCAGCCTTTCTTTGAGGGATTATTGCCTCGGGATAACCCAAGGAACACTCGCTTTGCCATCAATTTCTTCACTTCCATTGGCCTGGGAGGACTAAC GGATGAATTACGGGAACATCTTAAAAATGCACCAAAGTTGATCATGACACAGAAGCAAAATGTTGAGTCATCAGATTCCTCCTCATCTTCAGACACAGACTCTTCCTCAGATTCTGATTCTGACAGCAGCAGTAGTAGCTCAGACTCATCGAGCAGCAGTGACTCCTCATCtagcagtgacagcagcagtgactcag ATGTTTCTAAAGCCAAAAGGAGGAGAAcgcaaaagaaaaatagagaatcTGATAAAGTTTCCAGGAAAAAACAAGAACGGAGAAGGGAATcgcttgaaaagaaaattggaaGGAGGCAGCAAGAGGAAAGAAGTGATACTGAGAGCAAATCAGAAAGAAATCACCGACATTTAAGAGAATCACGTAGGAGAGATGATGTTTCAAAGTACCACCACAGAAATGAATCCAACGGCAGAGATGGTTACCACAGCGGAAAGGATAGGAACCATGAAAGAAGTAAGGAtccagaaaataaacacagtaattccaaactgaagaaagcagaaagaagagcTTCTCTGTCTGATGATGAAAATTACAGACATAGGAATAAAGACGATGGACATCGTAGTagtgggaaaagagagagatccAAGTCCCGCGAGAGGGAGCGCGGCCACTGCAGcccgcaggagcaggaggagcgCCCCAGGAATGGTTCGGAGAGGCAGCGGGACAGGCACAGCCGGTACCCCGAGCAGCACAGGGAGTCCCGCAGGAACCACGACAGGCGGGGGGAGAGCCCTCCTCACCGCTCCCCTCACcgcagggagagggagagggagggctCCCCTCACcgcagggagagggagagggagggctcccctcactgcagggagagggagagggagggctCCCCTCACcgcagggagagggagagggagggctCCCCTCACcgcagggagagggagagggaaggctCCCCTCACcgcagggagagggagagggaaggctCCCCTCACcgcagggagagggagagggagggctCCCCTCACCgatgggagagggagagggagagctCCCCTCACcgcagggagagggagagggaaggctCCCCTCAccacagggagagggagagggagggctCCTCTCACcgaagggagagggagagggagagggagggctCCCCTCACCgatgggagagggagagggagagctCCCCTCACcgcagggagagggagagggaaggctCCCCTCAccacagggagagggagagggagggctCCCCTCACcgcagggagagggagagggagggctCCCCTCACcgcagggagagggagagggagggctCCCCTCACcgcagggagagggagagggaaggctCCCCTCACCGCAGGGAGAGCCCCCCGCACCGCTCCCCTCACCACAAGGAGAGCTCCCCTCACCGCAGGGAAGGCTCCCCTCACcgcagggagagggagggctCCCCTCACCGCAGGGAGAGCCCCCCgcactgcagggagagctccccGCAGTGCTCCCCTCACCGCAGGGAGGGCTCCCCACACCACAGAGAGAGCCCCCCGCACCGCAAGGAGAGGGACAGCTCCCTTcaccacagggacagccccccTCACCGCTCCCCTCGCCGCAGGGAGAGCCCCCCACACCGCTCCCCTCGCCGCAGGGAGAGCCCCCCTCAGCGCTCCCCTCGCCGCAGGGAGAGCCCCCCTCAGCGCTCCCCTCGCCGCAGGGAGAGCCCCCCTCAGCGCTCCCCTCACCGCAGGGAGAGGGACAGCTCCCCTCGACGCAGGGAGAGCCCCCCACACCGCTCCCCTCgccacagggacagccccccTCAGCGCTCCCCTCGCCGCAGGGAGAGGGACAGCTCCCCACACCACTCCCCTCGACGCAGGGAGAGCCCCCCACACCGCTCCCCTCACCGCAGGGAGAGCCCCCCACACCGCTCCCCTCACCGCAGGGAGAGGGACAGCTCCCCACACCGCTCCCCTCACCGCAGGGAGAGCCCCCCTCACCGCTCCCCTCGCCGCAGGGAGGGCTCCCCGCACCGGCGGAAATGA